From a single Bombus terrestris chromosome 17, iyBomTerr1.2, whole genome shotgun sequence genomic region:
- the LOC125386675 gene encoding uncharacterized protein LOC125386675, which yields MRHWELMRGYPEIEKETPEAIEDLMETISVNLKALERLGQSIDVLDKRASPIRARALLDTGSSMNFMTEKFANSLADLQTDLSRFWEIDEGPSTTHLSESELQCEEHFRNHVRRNKEGRYIVALPFNEKLPTLGTSKSVAMSRLAALSRRFQRDKQFEAAYNTVIQEYLDLGHMTKIPHTQPSNNGYYLPHHGVIKESSNTTKLRVVFDGSAISTTGVSLNDTLHTGPKLQEDLVEILLRFRSHQYVLTGDIEKMYRQILVRPDDRKYQLILWRNSNGEIDTYQLNTVTFGLSAAPYLALRCLKQLAEDEGDRFPRASSVVQRDFYVDDALTGADTKEELIAVRHELTDLLRSGGLNIREWASNDKDILRGLSEKDTNRTLQLGESQTLKTLGIYWNSQDDTILYSVAPTATITRVTKRSISSVIARIYDPLGLLAPVIVRAKILLQRVWALKLDWDESLPSELHTEWDRYYIQLPLLSDTRFPRKTVVKAATQIELHGFCDASEKAYGACIYLRSRSSDGRIETQLLTARSKVAPLKSLTIPRLELSGALLLTSLMSMVKTSLTIDVSRIVYWTDSTIVLQWIKSSPHTLKTFVANRVAEIQAKTNIADWRHVPTDDNPADLISRGQAPKEFLRPNIWKHGPEWLKQQPENWPIWILTPSGDIPEQKKTICLTTNNNDNPLLHRYSSWTRLIRVVAWCLRWKHKQHLAAHLTTDELTRAHNRVIKIIQSGHFATEIRTLQKDRSRDVGGKLQPLNPFLDEDGILRVGGRLTNSSIPFNQKHPIILPKASVTELIIDQEHRKNHHTGTQATLYAVRLRYWPIDGRSQVWRTIKRCVRCCRANPPPVEYLMGDLPEARITESRPFTNVGIDYCGPFYIKERRDRNRRKIKIYAAIFVCLATKAVHIELVSDLTTDAFLAALRRFISRRGHCATILTDNGTNFVGANRELQELRTLLQSDDHKERDSSIRAAIKLAAHPPDQTAVLEQMASRVPQRANPPQ from the exons ATGCGCCATTGGGAATTGATGCGCGGTTATcccgaaatagaaaaggaaactcCTGAAGCCATTGAGGATTTGATGGAAACCATCAGCGTAAATCTCAAAGCGCTCGAAAGATTAGGACAGTCG ATCGATGTGCTAGACAAGAGGGCATCTCCAATTCGAGCCAGAGCACTGCTAGATACTGGCTCTAGTATGAATTTCATGACTGAGAAATTCGCAAACTCCCtcg CCGATCTACAAACGGATCTCTCGCGATTctgggaaatcgacgagggaccaTCCACTACACATTTATCAGAATCGGAATTACAGTGCGAAGAACATTTCCGTAACCATGTCCGACGCAACAAGGAAGGGCGATATATCGTCGCCCTGCCCTTCAACGAGAAGCTTCCCACACTTGGGACATCAAAGTCCGTTGCAATGAGTAGACTCGCCGCTCTTTCTCGCCGGTTCCAACGCGATAAGCAATTCGAAGCCGCGTACAACACGGTGATCCAAGAATATTTAGACTTAGGTCATATGACCAAGATTCCGCACACTCAGCCCTCAAATAATGGTTACTATTTGCCGCATCACGGCGTGATAAAGGAATCGAGCAACACCACTAAACTCCGGGTAGTGTTCGATGGATCAGCAATCAGCACCACCGGAGTTTCTCTCAACGACACTCTGCATACCGGACCCAAACTCCAAGAAGATCTGGTTGAAATTCTGCTGAGATTCCGATCACACCAGTATGTCCTAACGGGTGACATCGAGAAGATGTATCGACAAATTCTCGTACGCCCAGACGATCGTAAATATCAGCTGATTCTATGGCGCAATTCCAACGGGGAAATCGATACTTATCAGCTCAACACCGTGACCTTCGGACTATCAGCTGCCCCATATTTAGCACTCCGCTGCCTGAAACAACTAGCAGAAGACGAAGGAGATCGATTTCCGCGAGCGTCATCGGTTGTACAGCGTGATTTCTATGTCGACGACGCCCTCACCGGGGCCGATACAAAGGAAGAGTTAATAGCGGTACGACACGAACTCACGGACCTTCTCAGATCGGGCGGCTTAAACATCCGTGAATGGGCATCTAACGATAAGGACATACTGCGTGGACTATCCGAGAAAGATACAAATCGAACACTACAATTGGGTGAGTCACAGACATTGAAAACTCTAGGTATCTATTGGAATTCCCAGGATGACACAATACTATACTCAGTTGCACCCACAGCGACCATCACCCGTGTCACAAAGCGATCAATAAGTTCGGTGATAGCCCGAATTTATGATCCACTAGGATTGCTCGCGCCAGTGATTGTCAGAGCCAAAATATTGCTTCAACGCGTCTGGGCATTAAAACTAGACTGGGATGAATCCTTGCCATCCGAGTTGCATACAGAATGGGACCGATACTATATCCAACTACCCTTGCTTAGTGATACTCGATTTCCTCGCAAAACGGTGGTCAAGGCAGCTACTCAGATAGAACTACACGGTTTTTGCGACGCCAGTGAAAAGGCATACGGGGCATGTATATATCTGCGCAGTCGCAGCTCGGATGGACGTATCGAAACCCAATTACTCACCGCGCGATCAAAGGTCGCGCCGCTAAAATCCCTGACAATCCCAAGACTCGAATTAAGCGGAGCATTGCTCCTCACCTCGCTAATGTCCATGGTAAAGACTTCCCTCACTATAGAcgtttctcgaatagtttattgGACAGATTCGACTATCGTGCTCCAGTGGATCAAGTCCTCGCCACATACATTAAAAACATTCGTAGCGAACCGCGTGGCCGAGATCCAAGCGAAAACCAACATCGCCGATTGGCGGCATGTGCCTACGGATGACAACCCAGCGGATCTGATCTCCCGAGGGCAGGCTCCCAAGGAATTCCTGCGTCCAAACATCTGGAAACACGGACCCGAATGGCTCAAGCAGCAGCCGGAGAACTGGCCGATCTGGATCCTTACACCGTCGGGGGACATCCCGGAACAGAAAAAAACGATCTGTCTAACgacgaataacaacgataacCCCCTCCTCCACCGATACTCGTCCTGGACCAGACTAATCAGAGTCGTCGCTTGGTGTCTTCGatggaaacataaacaacacctAGCTGCCCATCTAACAACAGACGAATTAACCAGGGCTCACAACAGGGTGATCAAAATCATACAATCCGGTCATTTTGCGACGGAAATTCGGACACTACAGAAAGATCGAAGCAGGGACGTCGGAGGAAAACTACAGCCATTAAATCCCTTCCTCGACGAAGATGGGATATTACGAGTCGGAGGACGACTAACCAACTCTTCTATACCCTTCAATCAAAAACACCCCATTATATTGCCCAAAGCATCTGTTACAGAGCTCATCATAGACCAGGAGCATCGGAAAAACCACCACACCGGGACACAAGCTACCCTGTACGCGGTAAGATTGCGCTATTGGCCGATCGACGGTCGTAGCCAAGTGTGGCGTACCATTAAAAGGTGCGTCCGCTGCTGCAGAGCCAACCCGCCGCCAGTGGAATATTTGATGGGTGATTTGCCAGAGGCGCGCATTACCGAATCGCGTCCGTTtacgaacgtcggaatcgaCTACTGCGGCCCATTCTACATCAAGGAGAGGAGGGATCGCAaccgacgtaaaataaaaatatacgctgCCATATTCGTTTGTCTAGCAACCAAGGCTGTCCACATAGAGCTAGTCAGCGATCTAACCACCGACGCTTTCCTAGCCGCCTTACGTCGATTCATTTCGCGGCGAGGACATTGCGCAACCATCCTTACCGACAATGGCACCAATTTCGTCGGGGCCAACCGGGAGCTGCAAGAACTCCGGACCCTATTGCAGTCTGACGACCACAAGGAGAGG GACAGTTCCATCAGGGCGGCTATCAAGTTGGCAGCGCATCCACCAGATCAAACAGCAGTTCTAGAGCAGATGGCATCGAGAGTACCTCAACGAGCTAACCCGCCGCAATAA